GAGGAGACAAAATCATGGaagaaactaattaatatagcTGTTTCTGGTGCTGCTGGGATGATATCTAACCATCTTCTTTTCAAAGTAAGTAACTTTGATACAAGTTTAAATCCCATCTATGTTCAGTGAATCTCTTAATTGTATATTTGTGTCTTTTCTCTGACTTTATCATCATACATGGTTGCTTAACCCGTTAATAAGCTAAATGCCCTTCTATCTGACTATACTAAATAAAAGGTTCTTACGAATGAAAGACTGTATGCATCAGTGAAGTTGAGTAGCATATGAGGTAATATGAACTTACCATATGCAGGCTTGGTTCAATCTGGCTGTATGGGTGGATTGTATTTTCCTTTAATAGGAAGTGCAGATAATGGAATCTTAACAGCGAATGACATTATAGTTACCGTTTTTAGTGCGTTATTCAATTGTAATTATAGTGATAATTTTCTGTTCCGTCAATTTCCACCTTTCTCATTGCTTTCCACTGTGTCAGAAAGATGCTTTGataataattattgattttgatgCCCAATAGGCTGATAGCATGTTGCTTAAAATGCGTCTTTTATAGTGAAACTATCTTTTCTTTACAGGAGTTAAACTACAGTACTGCATTCATGTTTCAGTGACATTTTTTTCGGTTGTAACTTAGTTGCTGAGTTGTTTTGCTTTTTCCAGATTGCATCTGGTGAAGTCTTTGGACCAAATCAGCCTGTCGCTCTGAAACTATTGGGATCGGAAAGGTCAATACAGGCTCTCGAAGGTATGGTTCTTCAGTTATTCTTATGACAAATATTGAGCTAATTAGATGTAATTtccagaaaaagaaaattgtttcctttttcttgagAAAGAGAAGCATGTGTATCTAGGACAATAAACTCCATACGCATCCAAGATATTGTTGGAACATAGATTGTTGAAAACTGAAGACTTGAAGTAACTTCCTAATTTGGAGAAAAGTGTCAAAACTCTTTGTAAGGAAGATATATATGCTATTTTTTGGATTATGCTGCAACTCTCTTCAAATTAATGTCCAAATGCATGTAGGAGTGGCCATGGAACTTGAAGATTCCTTGTTTCCTTTATTAAGAGAGGTTAGTATTGGAATAAATCCATATGAAGTGTTCCAAGATGCTGAATGGGCTCTTCTGATTGGGGCAAAGCCACGAGGGCCTGGAATGGAACGAGCTGATTTGTTGGACATCAATGGGCAGATATTTGCTGAGCaggtgttttcattttttagtcCCTTATATGTATTTCTGTGTGTTTGACTTATGACATGTTAAAATCAAGCTGCTATCATGACCTTGGTTCTAACATTGTAGGGAAAAGCTCTCAATGCTTCTGCGTCTCCTAATGTCAAGGTGATAGTAGTGGGCAATCCCTGCAATACCAAGTAAGGTTCCTTGCCATCGTAGCTCTATGCTACTTAGATTTTGGTGCAAGTGTCGGATACTAGTATGTGTGCAgcacatgtttatttttttgagtttttccatgtatttggaggatcCTTGAAAGGTCATATTCCACGCCCATGTCCAATTATGTATTGGACACGAGTACTTCAAGCAAAATGAAGAGTTGGATCAACATAGTTGTAGTTGCTGCtgtcattattaaaattatacacaTCATCTTTTTGTTGTTAATTGCTATGTTGATccgactttttatttttcttgaagaaACTAAGTCTGACACTCATGTCTGTCGCATATCTGGACATATTTATGGTGACATGATCCTCCCGGGGCTTTTCATATACATGGaaatcttgaaaattttgaacataCAAGTGTTCAGCACTCATACAGTTGAGTCTaagtaatataaatttatcatgcTTGTTTCCTAACTAGTTTAGGCTCCTTTAATAcaactaattcatttttttctttctgatgCAGTGCCTTAATTTGTATGAAAAATGCTCCAAATATACCTGCAAAGAATTTCCATGCATTGACTAGGTTGGATGAAAATAGAGCGAAATGCCAGGTATATGCTTGCTCGATTAATACCTTTTTCTGTAGTAGTTAGTAATTTTCACctgcaaatataataataaaatgtacagtTTTACTAAAAGCAGTTGCTTCTGCAGCTTGCCCTAAAAGCAGGTGTCTTCTACGATCAAGTGTCAAACATGACCATCTGGGGAAATCACTCAACAACTCAGGTAGTAAACGTTGTTTTGGAAAATGCATGAACTaggttttgaagattttgacatAAGATAGTCCGCATTTGATCTTGACTAGGTTCCAGACTTCCTAAATGCTAGAATCAAGGGCTTACCTGTCAAAGAGGTCATCAAGGATCACAAATGGTTAGAAGAGGAGTTTACTGAAAAGGTCCAAAAGGTAAAATATGGGGaaaaattattactaaattCCCGAAATAGCATGTTGAACAAGTATTTAATGAACTATTTGCCCCTTAATTTGATTGGTTATCatgtgaaaatttgatttgCAGAGAGGCGgtgttttaattaagaaatgggGAAGATCTTCAGCCGCATCTACTGCTGTGTCTATCGTTGATGCCATCAGGTCTCTAATAACTCCGACACCCAAGGGTGATTGGTTTTCTTCTGGAGTAAGTTTATATGCATAAAATGCGTTTATCACATGTATATTTTTGCCTTTATGAAACCATCTTTACCTTTACAGAGAAGTAATTTATTGTCCAACTTCCCATGAAGAGATAATCTTTTGAAACTAGTTGTATATTCGAGATCCATTTCCTTTAACCCTTACCATATTGAGTCTAATACCCAACGTGAAGGAGAAAATACTGCAAAACACATCGAAATGCACATTTACATATAATTCCTAACACATGTACACACATGCAGTGAGAAAATTTTGATCTGAGCCATTAGTTTCTTTCGAGGTGTTTGATTGAGCTTCTCTATATGATTTTCCTTATCAAAAAGCATACCATGGCTAGCATAAAAATACCATAGCAGTTAGCTAACTTTGAACATTATTTCACCTTGAGTTTTAGATGTTCCATTTGCATTTGCGATCTCACTTTTTACAATCCAAATGTAGGTTTATACCAATGGCAATCCATATGGTATAGTGGAGGATATCGTCTTCAGCATGCCATGCCGATCAAAAGTATGAAATCAaagaattgtttttttaatctttCCTGAAATCCTTTTTGTTCACTGTTATCCGATTTAAGGCAGTCTTTTAAATGTCATCTTGTAGGGAGATGGTGATTATGAACTTGTCAAGGACGTGATCTTCGATGACTATCTGCTCAAGCGAATTAAAAAGGTATATATGCCTGTGTCCTTTTGGGACAAAGGAGACTGTAGCTCGGAGATAAGGGAAGGGTTCCAGGGTCTGCCCAAGCTAAGCTTTGGGCTCAATATGTCTTTTGTTTTGATTACAAATTTTGTGGACCTAAAAGTGCAAACCAAAAACTCTTGTTTGACATTATGAAATAAGGACACTACTTGTCTACACCCTCGGCTGATTTTCTGACATTCTTACACCAACTGATTTGCAGTCGGAAGCGGAATTGCTAGCGGAGAAGAGATGTGTGGCTCACCTTACAGGGGAGGTAAATTTCTGATAACATCAGTCGACATAGTTCattttgattgatgaaatgGTTAGCATATCAATGATTTAAAATCGGGTGGTTGGTGTTTACAGGGTATTGGTTTCTGTGATCTACCTGAGGATACAATGCTTCCTGGAGAAATGTAAAATGAGGTTCAGCTTTTTCTTCCAATTATTTGTCCCTCAAAATCAGCCtttgggcaaaaaaaaagaataaaaatgaaaatgaccatATATGTATACTAAATTGTTTGAGTGTATGAGTAGGGATTGCAGGTGgtaaattaagataataacaaatAACATCCAATGTTTTCCCATTTGGTTGAGATTTTGGActgaaaattaagtaaatgaAAGTACTATTCCGTATGATGTACCTTTGATCTTCTATTTGCTTGATTGCCCAGTATCTTGGTTCCTTTTGTCTTTCATCATCTTTGTTCTATATCCTCCCGGCTCTTTATtaacccatatatatatatatatatatacatagggGTTGTTTGTTAAATCATctaaaatagaggaaaaaatTAACatctattaattttgttaatgtagCATATATGTTTATAACCTCTCTCCAACtcttaaataggagaataatatGCTTCAGCGTACTAAAACTCACGTCCTtctatattaacaataatatcaataccaactaagctaagactcaatcgctaaaattttaaaatatattaattattataaaaattatcaataatactCGAGAAAATAATTCTCTAAAcaagtaaagaaattaaaataaaaatattttatatgatatg
The sequence above is a segment of the Gossypium raimondii isolate GPD5lz chromosome 4, ASM2569854v1, whole genome shotgun sequence genome. Coding sequences within it:
- the LOC105780485 gene encoding malate dehydrogenase [NADP], chloroplastic; the protein is MAVAELSTSCTKTHSSQLSLSSSSSSRFSHHFRRSFRPLPTTRNPTISCSVASDQVQTPIPVQAQDLKGKSECYGVFCLTYDLQAEEETKSWKKLINIAVSGAAGMISNHLLFKIASGEVFGPNQPVALKLLGSERSIQALEGVAMELEDSLFPLLREVSIGINPYEVFQDAEWALLIGAKPRGPGMERADLLDINGQIFAEQGKALNASASPNVKVIVVGNPCNTNALICMKNAPNIPAKNFHALTRLDENRAKCQLALKAGVFYDQVSNMTIWGNHSTTQVPDFLNARIKGLPVKEVIKDHKWLEEEFTEKVQKRGGVLIKKWGRSSAASTAVSIVDAIRSLITPTPKGDWFSSGVYTNGNPYGIVEDIVFSMPCRSKGDGDYELVKDVIFDDYLLKRIKKSEAELLAEKRCVAHLTGEGIGFCDLPEDTMLPGEM